Proteins from a genomic interval of Haloplasma contractile SSD-17B:
- a CDS encoding 2-hydroxyacyl-CoA dehydratase codes for MKALFHIGIDVGSTTVKVIVLDRKLNMVFKRYKRHYSEIKETIASILNEAYKDFKNKEVSVTITGSGGMALAKSLDVNFVQEVIASTKALQDYHPETDVAIELGGEDAKIIYLKDGLDQRMNGTCAGGTGSFIDQMASLLKTDAKGLNELAKDYKNIYPIAARCGVFAKTDVQPLLNEGASKEDIAISVLQAVVIQTISGLACGRPIKGNVAFLGGPLYFLSELRKRFINVLSLEDHEVIFPEHSQLFIAKGAALNSVDTKPVLFNDLVNQIGEIEVISNEETNRSRPLFKNEDEFKAFNERHKKHRVKRRPLTQHTGPCFLGIDAGSTTTKACLIDPHGVVLHTHYGSNEGKPLESTIKLVKELYEKLPVDATINNAAVTGYGESLLKKALNIDIGEIETVAHYKAAEFFCPGVDFILDIGGQDMKCLKVKDGVIDSILLNEACSSGCGSFLETFSKSLGLEIEAFADAALSAKKPMDLGSRCTVFMNSRVKQAQKEGATVGEISAGLSYSVIKNALFKVIKARNPKDLGEKIVVQGGTFYNDAVLRSFELLSEREAIRPDIAGIMGAFGAALIAKERANEACKSTLLSFAELDSFTIKTNMSRCRLCSNNCLLTINTFGNKEKYISGNRCERGAGKVKNEHGLPNLYDYKYNKLFSYESLPLEKAPRGVIGIPRVLNLYDNFPFWHSFFTKLGFRVELSERSSKTLYEKGIESIPSESVCYPGKLVHGHIMSLIEKGIKTIFYPSITHEIKEDEEADNHFNCPIVQSYPEVIKNNVDELKTQNINYLHPFLPFNEKDKLAKRLYEELRQFNISKKEIKDAVMCAWSNLELFKEDMRQQGEQTLAYINKHNKKAIILAGRPYHIDPEIHHGIPEMINTLGMAVLTEDSVAHLNLVKRPLRVVDQWSYHTRLYNAASFASTRQDVELVQLNSFGCGLDAVTTDQVEEILSEKSKIYTTLKMDEGNNLGAARIRIRSLKAALKERSRNQAELKEVDLGYQKNMFTKEMKSRHTILAPQMSPIHFELVEEAFNLEGYNLKVLPSRDNKAIDEGLKYVNNDACYPAIIVVGQLIEALKSGDYDPNNTSVIITQTGGGCRATNYVAFLKKGLKDAGFKQVPIISLNASGLEKHPGFELSYKLAKRSLMALVYGDLLMKVLYRVRPYELVEGSADLLYKKWNNMCKRTLEACNRKEFKYTINAIVSDFDTLPITDERKPKVGLVGEILVKFHPTANNEVVKVVESEGAEAVMPDLTDFFLYGFYGSNFNYRYTIGKKKNQIYSNLAIKYIDYFRRPYRKAIETSKRFLPVKSIKEIAEGASKVLSIGHQTGEGWFLTGEMVELIENDVKNIICMQPFACLPNHVTGKGMVKELKRQYRGANIVAIDYDPGASEVNQLNRIKLMLSSAFDDLQNSKVINEEEAVDTNKEYLGDAIESY; via the coding sequence ATGAAGGCATTATTTCATATCGGTATTGATGTAGGTTCGACAACAGTTAAAGTGATTGTACTTGATCGTAAACTAAATATGGTCTTTAAACGATATAAAAGACATTATTCTGAGATCAAAGAAACGATTGCATCAATCTTAAATGAGGCTTATAAGGATTTTAAAAATAAAGAAGTATCGGTTACGATTACAGGATCAGGCGGCATGGCACTAGCTAAAAGTTTAGACGTTAACTTTGTTCAGGAAGTCATTGCAAGTACAAAGGCACTTCAAGACTACCATCCTGAAACGGACGTCGCCATCGAACTAGGTGGAGAAGACGCGAAGATTATCTATTTAAAAGATGGTCTCGATCAACGTATGAACGGAACGTGTGCTGGAGGAACTGGTTCTTTTATCGATCAAATGGCATCGCTTTTAAAGACCGATGCTAAAGGGTTAAATGAATTGGCTAAAGACTATAAGAATATCTATCCAATTGCTGCAAGATGTGGTGTTTTTGCAAAAACAGACGTACAACCATTACTTAATGAGGGTGCTAGTAAGGAAGACATTGCAATCTCAGTCCTCCAAGCAGTTGTTATACAAACGATAAGTGGACTTGCTTGTGGAAGGCCGATTAAAGGAAATGTAGCCTTTTTAGGAGGACCACTTTATTTCTTATCAGAACTTAGAAAACGATTCATTAACGTATTATCACTTGAAGACCATGAAGTGATTTTTCCAGAACACTCTCAGTTGTTCATTGCTAAAGGGGCTGCTCTTAACTCTGTTGATACAAAACCAGTGTTATTTAATGATTTAGTCAATCAAATCGGTGAAATTGAGGTAATCTCAAACGAAGAAACAAATCGGAGTCGACCATTGTTTAAAAATGAGGATGAGTTTAAAGCGTTCAACGAGCGCCATAAAAAACACCGTGTAAAACGTCGTCCTCTTACACAGCATACAGGACCTTGTTTTTTAGGGATTGATGCAGGTTCAACGACAACGAAGGCTTGTCTAATTGATCCTCATGGTGTAGTCCTTCATACGCACTATGGAAGTAACGAAGGAAAACCACTAGAATCAACAATTAAATTAGTAAAGGAATTATATGAAAAACTTCCTGTGGATGCCACTATAAACAATGCAGCCGTTACAGGATATGGTGAATCTTTATTGAAGAAGGCTCTTAACATTGATATAGGAGAAATTGAGACGGTAGCTCATTATAAAGCAGCAGAATTTTTCTGTCCTGGTGTTGATTTCATATTAGATATCGGTGGTCAAGACATGAAGTGTCTTAAAGTTAAGGATGGTGTAATCGATAGTATACTTTTAAACGAAGCCTGCTCATCTGGATGTGGTTCATTTTTAGAGACATTTTCAAAATCATTAGGACTCGAAATCGAAGCATTTGCAGACGCTGCATTATCTGCGAAGAAACCAATGGACTTAGGTTCACGTTGTACAGTGTTTATGAATTCGCGTGTTAAACAAGCTCAAAAAGAAGGCGCAACTGTTGGTGAGATATCTGCAGGATTATCGTACTCAGTTATAAAAAATGCCTTGTTCAAGGTCATAAAAGCAAGAAATCCTAAAGATTTAGGTGAAAAAATCGTCGTTCAAGGTGGGACTTTCTACAATGATGCAGTTTTAAGAAGCTTTGAATTGTTATCAGAACGCGAGGCAATTAGGCCAGATATCGCAGGAATTATGGGGGCCTTTGGTGCCGCCCTTATAGCAAAAGAACGTGCTAATGAAGCTTGTAAATCAACTTTGTTATCATTCGCTGAACTTGATTCATTTACAATTAAAACTAATATGTCGAGATGTCGACTTTGTTCGAATAACTGTTTATTAACGATTAATACGTTTGGTAATAAGGAGAAATATATTTCAGGAAACCGATGTGAGCGCGGTGCTGGTAAAGTAAAAAATGAACATGGATTACCAAATTTATATGACTATAAGTATAATAAACTATTCTCTTACGAGTCATTACCTCTTGAAAAAGCACCTAGAGGTGTAATCGGTATTCCGCGCGTTTTAAACCTTTATGATAATTTCCCGTTCTGGCACTCATTTTTCACTAAATTAGGATTTAGAGTGGAATTATCAGAACGTTCATCAAAAACGTTATATGAAAAAGGGATTGAATCGATTCCTTCAGAGTCAGTTTGTTACCCTGGTAAACTTGTACATGGTCACATTATGAGCCTGATTGAAAAAGGGATTAAGACGATTTTTTATCCATCCATCACACATGAAATAAAAGAAGATGAAGAAGCAGATAATCACTTTAACTGTCCGATTGTTCAGTCGTACCCTGAGGTAATTAAGAATAATGTTGATGAATTAAAAACGCAGAACATTAATTATTTACATCCATTCTTACCATTTAATGAAAAGGATAAATTGGCGAAACGACTTTATGAAGAGTTGAGACAATTTAATATCAGTAAAAAAGAAATTAAAGATGCAGTTATGTGTGCTTGGTCTAATCTTGAATTGTTTAAAGAAGATATGAGACAACAAGGGGAACAAACCTTAGCATATATTAATAAACATAATAAAAAGGCAATTATATTAGCGGGTAGACCTTATCACATAGACCCAGAAATACACCATGGAATTCCTGAAATGATTAATACACTAGGTATGGCGGTTCTTACTGAAGACTCGGTCGCACATCTGAATTTAGTTAAGCGTCCACTTCGTGTAGTAGATCAATGGTCGTATCATACACGTCTTTATAATGCTGCAAGCTTCGCTTCTACTAGACAGGATGTCGAACTTGTCCAGTTAAATTCATTTGGTTGTGGATTAGATGCAGTTACGACGGATCAAGTTGAAGAAATATTAAGTGAAAAGTCTAAAATATATACAACGTTAAAAATGGATGAAGGAAATAACTTAGGTGCTGCAAGAATTCGTATACGTTCACTGAAGGCAGCCCTTAAAGAACGAAGTCGAAATCAAGCCGAGCTAAAAGAGGTCGACTTAGGCTATCAAAAAAATATGTTTACAAAAGAGATGAAGTCAAGACATACGATTTTAGCACCGCAAATGTCACCGATTCATTTTGAACTGGTAGAGGAGGCTTTTAATTTAGAAGGATATAATCTTAAAGTGCTTCCGTCAAGGGATAATAAGGCAATCGATGAAGGATTAAAATATGTCAATAATGATGCCTGTTACCCAGCTATCATAGTAGTAGGACAATTAATTGAGGCTCTGAAATCAGGTGACTATGATCCGAATAATACGTCTGTCATTATTACACAAACCGGTGGTGGATGTCGTGCTACCAACTATGTTGCATTTTTGAAAAAAGGATTAAAAGATGCTGGGTTTAAACAAGTACCTATCATCTCATTAAATGCAAGCGGTCTAGAAAAACATCCGGGATTTGAACTATCCTACAAGTTGGCTAAACGCTCATTAATGGCTCTTGTGTATGGTGATTTACTAATGAAAGTTCTATATCGAGTCAGACCGTATGAACTTGTGGAGGGCTCAGCAGATTTACTTTATAAAAAGTGGAACAACATGTGTAAACGGACGTTAGAGGCTTGTAATAGAAAAGAATTTAAATATACGATCAATGCAATTGTTAGCGATTTTGATACCTTGCCAATTACAGATGAACGAAAACCTAAGGTTGGTTTAGTAGGAGAAATATTAGTAAAATTTCACCCTACAGCAAATAATGAAGTTGTTAAAGTTGTAGAATCAGAAGGTGCTGAGGCTGTTATGCCTGACCTAACGGACTTCTTTTTATATGGATTCTACGGTTCTAACTTTAATTATCGATATACTATTGGTAAAAAGAAAAATCAGATTTATTCAAATTTAGCAATTAAATACATCGATTATTTTAGAAGGCCTTATAGAAAAGCGATTGAAACTAGTAAACGCTTCTTACCTGTTAAGTCTATTAAAGAGATTGCTGAAGGGGCATCTAAGGTGCTCTCAATCGGTCATCAAACTGGGGAAGGTTGGTTTTTAACTGGTGAAATGGTAGAACTAATCGAGAATGATGTGAAAAATATTATCTGTATGCAGCCATTTGCTTGCCTACCTAATCACGTAACAGGAAAAGGAATGGTTAAAGAATTAAAACGACAATACAGGGGAGCAAACATAGTTGCAATTGATTACGATCCTGGAGCTAGTGAAGTCAATCAACTTAATCGTATCAAACTGATGCTATCGTCTGCCTTTGATGATTTACAAAATTCTAAAGTAATAAATGAAGAGGAAGCGGTTGATACAAATAAAGAATATCTTGGAGATGCAATTGAAAGTTATTGA